In Verrucomicrobiota bacterium, one genomic interval encodes:
- a CDS encoding DUF3520 domain-containing protein → MKIDPDDPHLTAYALGELDEPARAEVELALEESAEWRQAVEEVQQAAALLAQELGQETCVGLSDEQRQTISEAVDPEATVAGVEEEPEVGVRGPWNRFVSWGGLAAAACLVLLVAGSFLLPALSKAKAKAQRITLLDSRPARDPQPADAGARVELTPTSSSGDSRASAPSQGPATPAEDSRSYHFKMDQNLLKRYGLVREVERAQSAEPAQLTEQGALSSARETLVAENRPATSRGMSPEMMRRYGLAPSGPLADPYARSGRPDSTPVRRYGYSGANGAESIRSAPGNTATYPYYPENPFQTALENPISTFSLDVDTASYANILRFLNQGQLPPGDAVRIEEMINYFTYAYPAPKGNEPFAVSLETAGCPWNSGHRLISVGLKARALTPGKRPPSNLVFLIDVSGSMRPPERLPLLKQALRLLTKRLSEHDRVAIVVYANNSGVPLPSTSGADKEQILAVIDRLEANGSTNGGEGIQQAYAMAARHFIPNGVNRVILCTDGDFNVGITDQTALVRLLQDKARSGVFLSAVGVGTDNYKDALLQKLADKGNGNYHYLDSIEEAQKVLLDQMNSTLVAVAKDVKVQIEFNPAQVSQYRLIGYEKRLLRTEDFNNDAKDAGEVGAGHAVTALYEVVPAGASENRAATDNLKYQSGPRFQIRVANAERELLTLKLRYKRPEANESQLLEFTAADSEASFGQASPDFKFAAAVAGFGLILRDSSFKGAANFDSILELAQEGKGADEEGYRPEFVNLVKKAKAIAGTRMVPVFSQRGETPPAAPAEHLNWIRRGATQNASMTTPSKAVRNPKLPVPLTREQVAFVAGDPSRPGDADRFVVVSANGEILGEILDEARSDKIVVNLSGTSATRFAVARI, encoded by the coding sequence ATGAAAATTGATCCCGATGATCCCCATTTGACGGCCTACGCGCTCGGCGAACTCGACGAGCCGGCGCGCGCGGAAGTCGAACTGGCGCTCGAGGAATCCGCCGAGTGGCGCCAGGCCGTTGAGGAAGTCCAGCAAGCGGCGGCTCTCCTGGCGCAGGAACTCGGACAAGAAACTTGCGTGGGTCTTTCCGACGAGCAGCGGCAGACCATTAGCGAGGCGGTGGACCCGGAAGCAACGGTCGCGGGCGTAGAGGAGGAACCGGAAGTCGGGGTCCGCGGGCCGTGGAACCGGTTCGTTTCGTGGGGTGGGCTGGCGGCTGCCGCGTGCCTGGTCTTGCTGGTTGCGGGTTCGTTTTTACTTCCCGCACTGTCAAAGGCCAAGGCCAAGGCGCAACGCATAACCCTGCTGGACTCCAGACCGGCCCGCGATCCCCAGCCTGCGGATGCAGGGGCCAGAGTCGAACTCACCCCCACGTCCTCGTCCGGCGACAGCCGCGCATCAGCGCCAAGCCAGGGTCCGGCGACACCCGCTGAAGATAGTCGATCTTACCATTTCAAAATGGATCAGAATCTCTTGAAGCGTTACGGGCTAGTGCGGGAGGTTGAACGTGCGCAAAGCGCTGAACCGGCTCAATTGACCGAGCAAGGCGCGCTGTCGTCCGCTCGCGAGACTCTCGTTGCTGAGAACCGTCCGGCGACTTCCCGAGGAATGTCCCCCGAAATGATGCGTCGTTACGGCCTGGCTCCGTCCGGACCGCTCGCCGATCCGTACGCGCGCTCTGGGCGGCCCGATTCCACGCCGGTGCGCCGTTATGGTTATTCGGGTGCCAATGGCGCCGAGTCCATCCGCTCGGCTCCGGGCAATACCGCGACGTATCCGTATTATCCGGAGAATCCGTTTCAGACGGCTCTGGAGAATCCGATCTCGACCTTCTCGCTGGATGTCGATACGGCATCGTACGCGAACATCCTTCGATTCCTCAACCAAGGCCAGTTGCCGCCGGGGGACGCGGTGCGGATCGAGGAAATGATCAATTACTTCACCTATGCCTATCCCGCGCCTAAAGGCAACGAGCCGTTCGCGGTGAGCCTGGAAACGGCGGGTTGCCCCTGGAATTCCGGGCACCGGTTGATCTCCGTGGGCTTGAAAGCGCGGGCACTTACTCCCGGCAAACGGCCACCGAGCAATCTGGTTTTCCTGATCGACGTGTCCGGTTCCATGCGGCCGCCCGAACGCCTGCCGCTGCTCAAGCAAGCGCTGCGGCTCTTGACCAAGAGATTGTCGGAGCACGATCGCGTCGCCATCGTCGTCTATGCGAACAATTCCGGGGTCCCGCTGCCTTCCACTTCGGGCGCGGACAAAGAACAAATCCTGGCCGTGATCGACCGGCTCGAAGCGAACGGCTCGACGAATGGCGGCGAGGGCATTCAACAGGCCTACGCCATGGCGGCGCGCCATTTCATCCCGAACGGTGTCAACCGTGTCATCCTGTGCACGGACGGCGATTTCAACGTCGGGATCACAGATCAAACGGCGCTGGTCCGTCTCTTGCAGGACAAAGCGCGGAGCGGAGTTTTTCTGAGCGCCGTGGGGGTCGGCACAGACAATTACAAAGACGCGCTGCTGCAAAAGCTCGCGGACAAAGGCAACGGGAATTACCATTACCTCGATTCGATTGAAGAAGCGCAGAAGGTGTTGCTGGACCAAATGAACAGCACGCTCGTCGCGGTCGCCAAGGATGTAAAAGTCCAGATCGAGTTCAACCCGGCGCAAGTCAGCCAGTATCGCTTGATCGGTTACGAGAAGCGGTTGTTGCGGACGGAGGACTTCAACAACGACGCCAAGGACGCCGGCGAGGTCGGAGCCGGCCACGCGGTCACCGCGTTGTATGAAGTGGTGCCCGCGGGCGCCTCCGAGAACCGCGCGGCCACCGACAATCTGAAGTATCAATCCGGCCCACGGTTTCAAATCCGAGTGGCAAATGCCGAGCGCGAACTGTTGACGCTGAAACTGCGTTACAAAAGGCCCGAGGCGAACGAGAGCCAATTGCTGGAATTTACCGCCGCGGACAGCGAAGCGAGCTTTGGCCAGGCTTCGCCCGATTTCAAATTCGCCGCCGCGGTGGCGGGCTTTGGCTTGATCCTTCGCGATTCCAGCTTTAAAGGCGCCGCGAACTTCGACAGCATTCTGGAACTTGCCCAGGAAGGGAAAGGCGCGGACGAAGAAGGCTACCGCCCCGAATTTGTCAACCTGGTGAAGAAGGCCAAAGCGATTGCAGGCACGCGCATGGTCCCGGTCTTCTCACAACGCGGCGAAACGCCTCCGGCGGCGCCCGCAGAGCATCTGAACTGGATTCGCAGGGGCGCGACCCAGAACGCGTCGATGACAACGCCATCCAAAGCCGTCCGAAATCCCAAATTGCCCGTGCCGCTGACCCGCGAGCAAGTGGCCTTCGTGGCGGGAGATCCAAGCAGACCAGGCGACGCCGACAGATTTGTGGTGGTGAGCGCCAATGGCGAAATCCTGGGCGAAATCCTGGACGAAGCCCGATCCGATAAGATCGTCGTCAATCTCTCCGGAACCTCCGCCACGCGGTTTGCCGTGGCTCGGATTTAG
- a CDS encoding type II secretion system protein, translating to MKLWIKPTRGKGSPWRPVSRARAGFTLAEVLAALVIMAIVIPAAVEGLRIANRAGVVAQRKGVATQLADSLLNELIVTKNWYNSAQSGTFSPEWPGYRWRVQSEPWGRETMRLVSVEVTYEVQNKEYRVVLSTLAPPL from the coding sequence ATGAAATTGTGGATCAAACCAACGCGTGGCAAAGGCTCTCCCTGGAGACCAGTCTCGCGGGCCCGGGCCGGCTTTACGCTCGCTGAAGTCCTGGCGGCGCTGGTGATCATGGCGATTGTCATTCCGGCCGCGGTCGAGGGTTTGCGCATCGCGAACCGCGCGGGCGTGGTGGCCCAGCGGAAAGGCGTGGCGACGCAGTTGGCCGACAGTTTGCTCAATGAACTGATTGTGACGAAAAACTGGTACAATTCTGCGCAAAGCGGAACCTTCAGCCCGGAGTGGCCGGGATACCGCTGGCGCGTGCAAAGCGAGCCTTGGGGCCGCGAAACGATGCGGCTGGTTTCGGTCGAGGTCACTTACGAAGTGCAAAACAAAGAATATCGGGTCGTGCTGAGCACCCTGGCGCCGCCGCTGTGA
- a CDS encoding type II/IV secretion system protein, whose translation MKELLEKMVEAKQLSSMDAEALARQCRNGSASAIQTEEDVLRWLAEEYDLSFTNLEDVELDRQLLSLFPARVLLKEEVLPLKRINGTVEVATSRLFATQGLDTLKTLTGLKLKPVLAPREAIQREMKKRLGVGADTIDTLGEEASFQVVDEDRDEDTNLDTAAEDASIIRFVNQVLRDAIELRASDIHLEPFEDELRIRYRIDGVLQEVPVPSQVKRFQPAIVSRVKILSHLNIAEKRLPQDGRIKIRLDNSEVDIRVSVIPMLHGEAVVMRLLRQDATLLGMPELGMDKRELKLFRKMLGLPHGIILVTGPTGSGKTTTLYTALSEINDSVRKIITIEDPIEYQLKGVNQIQVSEKSGLTFARGLRSILRHDPDVILVGEIRDRETAQIAVQASLTGHLVFSTLHTNDAPGALTRLVDMGVEPYLVASSLEGVLAQRLVRVLCPQCKEEDPSQTAQAFKEQVDSLQGATILRAVGCRECRQTGYFGRHAIFEMMDLNYDIRQMILKSCSSGEIGAVARRSGMRTLAEDGWRLVCEGVTTPEEVLRVTKDQALNGLSEPETEEAK comes from the coding sequence ATCAAAGAGTTGCTGGAGAAAATGGTCGAAGCCAAGCAACTGTCGTCCATGGACGCCGAGGCGCTGGCCCGCCAATGCCGGAACGGCTCCGCGTCTGCGATCCAAACCGAAGAAGACGTCCTGCGCTGGCTGGCCGAGGAATACGATTTGTCCTTCACTAATTTGGAAGACGTCGAGCTGGATCGCCAGCTTCTCTCGCTTTTTCCGGCCCGTGTGCTTCTCAAGGAGGAGGTGCTTCCGCTCAAGCGAATCAATGGGACGGTCGAGGTAGCCACGAGCCGGCTCTTTGCCACGCAAGGGCTCGACACGCTGAAAACATTGACCGGTTTGAAGCTCAAGCCCGTCCTGGCGCCGCGCGAAGCCATCCAGCGGGAAATGAAGAAACGGCTCGGCGTCGGCGCCGATACCATCGATACCCTCGGCGAAGAAGCTTCGTTCCAGGTCGTGGATGAAGATCGCGACGAGGATACCAACCTGGACACCGCCGCCGAGGACGCGTCCATCATCCGGTTCGTGAACCAGGTGTTGCGGGATGCGATCGAACTCCGCGCGTCCGATATTCATCTTGAGCCGTTCGAGGATGAGTTGCGGATTCGCTACCGCATTGACGGCGTGCTGCAGGAAGTGCCCGTGCCGTCGCAGGTCAAGCGTTTCCAGCCCGCCATCGTGTCGCGCGTCAAGATTCTGAGCCACCTCAACATCGCGGAAAAACGGCTGCCCCAGGACGGGCGCATCAAAATCCGCCTGGACAACAGCGAAGTCGATATCCGCGTTTCGGTCATTCCGATGCTCCACGGCGAAGCGGTCGTGATGCGTCTGTTGCGCCAGGACGCCACGCTGCTGGGCATGCCCGAATTGGGGATGGACAAGCGCGAACTCAAGCTGTTCCGAAAAATGCTGGGTTTGCCGCACGGAATCATCCTTGTCACCGGCCCGACCGGCAGTGGCAAAACCACGACGCTTTACACCGCGTTGAGCGAAATCAACGACTCGGTCCGCAAGATCATCACGATTGAAGACCCGATCGAATACCAATTGAAGGGCGTCAACCAGATCCAGGTGTCCGAGAAATCCGGTCTCACCTTTGCGCGCGGCTTGCGCTCGATTCTGCGGCATGACCCGGACGTGATTCTGGTCGGCGAAATTCGCGACCGCGAGACCGCGCAGATCGCGGTCCAGGCGTCGCTCACGGGCCACCTTGTTTTCTCGACGTTGCACACGAACGACGCGCCCGGCGCGCTGACGCGGTTGGTCGATATGGGCGTCGAGCCGTATCTGGTCGCGTCCTCGTTGGAAGGCGTTTTAGCGCAGCGGTTGGTGCGCGTGCTGTGCCCGCAGTGCAAAGAGGAAGATCCTTCGCAGACGGCGCAGGCCTTCAAGGAACAGGTGGATTCCTTGCAGGGCGCGACGATTCTCCGGGCGGTCGGTTGCCGCGAATGCCGGCAGACCGGTTATTTCGGACGCCACGCCATCTTCGAGATGATGGATTTGAATTACGATATCCGGCAGATGATCCTCAAATCCTGTTCGAGCGGCGAAATCGGCGCGGTCGCCCGGCGCAGCGGAATGCGCACGCTCGCGGAGGATGGCTGGCGGCTGGTTTGCGAAGGCGTGACGACACCTGAAGAAGTGCTGCGCGTGACCAAAGACCAGGCGCTGAATGGGCTTTCTGAACCGGAGACGGAGGAAGCCAAGTAG
- the gspG gene encoding type II secretion system protein GspG — protein MNPAALNQTRNSRTNRHSVQQGFTLVELLLVLVILGTLAAIVVPKFAGRTEQARITAAQTQIANFEVALNAFEVDNGYYPKGKDGLMDLVQAPKDAQNWRGPYLKDIPVDPWRNPYVYECPGRHNEDSFDIASGGPDGRTGNEDDITNWDSQGQNRKR, from the coding sequence ATGAACCCGGCCGCGCTCAATCAAACCCGGAACTCCCGAACTAACCGTCACTCTGTGCAACAGGGGTTTACTCTGGTGGAACTGCTGCTGGTGCTGGTGATTCTCGGCACGCTGGCGGCCATCGTGGTTCCCAAGTTCGCGGGGCGAACCGAACAGGCGCGAATCACAGCCGCGCAAACGCAAATCGCCAACTTCGAAGTGGCCCTTAACGCCTTCGAGGTTGATAACGGCTATTATCCGAAAGGCAAAGACGGTCTGATGGACCTGGTTCAGGCGCCGAAGGACGCTCAGAATTGGCGCGGACCGTACCTCAAAGATATCCCCGTGGATCCGTGGAGAAATCCTTACGTCTATGAGTGTCCGGGCCGGCACAACGAAGACAGCTTCGATATTGCGTCGGGCGGACCGGACGGCCGCACGGGCAACGAGGACGACATCACCAACTGGGATTCGCAGGGGCAGAATCGGAAACGCTAA
- a CDS encoding TIM barrel protein: MKTNMNRRDFLKASGFAATATAILPATLNTAAAAAGKKRAIKKAIMWGTIGFKGSVLEKMRAVKAAGFEGVEPNGGMDRNEVKEALDATGLKAASVCCHTHWAKPLSDPNPAAREVGLEGLKLSLQDAKHYGATSVLLVPGVVNDNVTYDQCFERSIVEIRKAIPVAAELGVKIAIENVWNNFITKPEQAVRYLQEINSPHVGWHFDIGNIIRYGLPEEWIPALGNHILKLHIKEFGQAKRFSVKLLEGDNHWPAIMKALDAVGYDGWGISEQPGDQAKDAESLKDLSDRMSRIFAM; the protein is encoded by the coding sequence ATGAAGACGAACATGAACCGCCGTGATTTTCTAAAGGCCAGCGGATTTGCCGCTACCGCAACGGCCATCCTCCCCGCTACGCTTAATACCGCCGCCGCCGCCGCCGGCAAAAAGCGCGCGATCAAGAAAGCCATCATGTGGGGCACAATCGGTTTCAAAGGTTCCGTCCTGGAAAAGATGCGGGCCGTCAAAGCGGCCGGATTCGAGGGCGTTGAACCCAACGGCGGAATGGACCGGAACGAAGTGAAGGAAGCACTCGACGCGACGGGCTTGAAAGCCGCGAGTGTCTGCTGTCACACCCATTGGGCCAAGCCGTTATCCGACCCCAATCCCGCCGCGCGCGAAGTTGGATTGGAAGGATTGAAGCTGTCGCTCCAGGACGCGAAGCATTACGGTGCGACCTCGGTATTGCTCGTGCCGGGCGTTGTGAATGACAACGTCACTTACGACCAATGCTTCGAGCGTTCGATCGTGGAGATTCGCAAGGCCATTCCGGTGGCCGCGGAATTGGGGGTGAAGATCGCCATCGAAAACGTCTGGAATAATTTCATCACGAAGCCCGAACAAGCCGTCCGGTATCTCCAGGAAATCAACAGCCCTCATGTGGGTTGGCATTTCGACATCGGCAACATCATTCGTTACGGGCTGCCCGAGGAATGGATCCCGGCCCTGGGCAATCACATCCTCAAGCTGCACATCAAGGAATTCGGCCAGGCAAAGCGCTTCAGCGTGAAACTGCTCGAAGGCGACAACCATTGGCCGGCGATCATGAAAGCGCTGGACGCAGTCGGCTACGACGGCTGGGGCATTTCCGAACAACCCGGCGACCAGGCCAAAGACGCCGAGAGCTTGAAGGACCTCTCCGACCGCATGAGCCGCATCTTCGCCATGTGA
- a CDS encoding prepilin-type N-terminal cleavage/methylation domain-containing protein yields MRVDRTLPPNAARILRCGLHDKQRRQTVAQICNLLYRGIAFRKRPAKSGVRQLAGAAPISNRRYGRVQLCATAQRGGAALQPNRRGLQCRAIPQACRSARGGGRGFTLIEFILVMALLAVVIAIAAPSLPNFFRGRKLESEARRFVALARYGQSQAVSEGVPMMLWMDQVEGTYGVRQPDGFNLDPLQPDSAAPARQGYEKGAATQPTFRLAQNLRFELEGSDSRTNGRVVTIRFLPDGSIDEAALRVLKLLQEDPEKRREPHTVWIAQSWDNTRYEIVDQTNAWQRLSLETSLAGPGRLYAR; encoded by the coding sequence ATGCGAGTGGATCGTACATTGCCGCCGAATGCAGCACGAATTCTGCGGTGTGGGTTGCACGACAAGCAGCGACGCCAGACCGTAGCGCAGATTTGCAATCTGCTGTACCGCGGAATTGCATTCCGCAAGCGCCCGGCAAAGTCGGGCGTTCGGCAACTTGCCGGAGCCGCGCCGATTTCAAATCGGCGATACGGCAGAGTGCAACTCTGCGCTACGGCGCAGCGCGGTGGAGCCGCGCTCCAGCCAAATCGTCGCGGCTTACAATGTCGGGCGATACCGCAAGCTTGCAGATCGGCACGAGGGGGTGGACGGGGATTTACCCTGATCGAGTTCATTCTGGTCATGGCGTTGCTGGCGGTCGTGATCGCGATTGCCGCGCCCTCGCTTCCCAACTTCTTTCGCGGGCGCAAGCTGGAATCCGAAGCGCGACGCTTCGTGGCTCTGGCGCGCTACGGCCAAAGCCAGGCTGTCTCCGAGGGCGTTCCCATGATGTTGTGGATGGATCAGGTGGAGGGAACCTACGGTGTCCGCCAGCCAGACGGATTCAATCTGGACCCGCTGCAGCCGGATTCCGCGGCGCCGGCCCGGCAAGGCTATGAGAAAGGCGCTGCCACGCAACCGACCTTTCGCCTGGCACAGAATCTTCGCTTCGAACTGGAAGGCAGCGACAGCCGCACCAACGGGCGCGTGGTGACGATCCGTTTTCTGCCGGACGGTTCGATTGATGAAGCGGCCCTGCGCGTGCTGAAGCTTTTGCAGGAAGACCCTGAAAAACGGCGCGAACCGCACACGGTCTGGATCGCGCAGTCGTGGGACAACACTCGATATGAAATTGTGGATCAAACCAACGCGTGGCAAAGGCTCTCCCTGGAGACCAGTCTCGCGGGCCCGGGCCGGCTTTACGCTCGCTGA
- a CDS encoding 2-isopropylmalate synthase, protein MKNKHILIFDTTLRDGEQCPGASMNLREKLEVARQLARLKVDVIEAGFPVISEGDFESVQSIAKEIKGPIIAGLARCVAKDIDAAGAAVKPAGRRARIHVFLATSKIHREFKLGKAQHEILRLAVEGVKRAKSYVDDVEFSPEDGSRTEPEFLIQVCKAAIAAGATTLNIPDTVGWAVPEQYAALIGRLYDEVREFQTGQAIISVHCHDDLGLAVANSLAAVKAGARQVECTVNGIGERAGNAALEEIVMAIKTRRDFFGGVHCGVNTREIVKSSRLVSRMCGLVVQRSKAIVGENAFAHASGIHQDGILKKRETYEIMDPQEVGWGHTDLPLTKHSGRAAVAARLRHLGFKMTDADVSAIFARFKEVGDKKKFVYDDDLTALVEGHITEVPETWSLDYLSVTSGSQTVPTATVRLKRRNGQKTGDEVLQDAGIGDGPVDATLKAVDRLTKTRGRLIDYSLRAVSQGKDALGEVTVKVDFGDGELVTGKGASTDVIEASARAYLNAVNRFLCSNPEKARKPPQP, encoded by the coding sequence ATGAAAAACAAACATATCCTCATCTTCGACACCACGCTCCGCGACGGCGAGCAGTGCCCCGGCGCTTCCATGAACTTGCGCGAGAAACTGGAAGTCGCCCGCCAGCTCGCTCGCCTGAAGGTCGATGTGATCGAAGCCGGATTTCCGGTGATCAGCGAGGGAGACTTCGAATCGGTCCAATCCATCGCCAAAGAGATCAAGGGACCCATCATCGCCGGGTTGGCCCGCTGTGTGGCGAAGGACATCGACGCCGCCGGCGCCGCCGTCAAACCCGCTGGCCGCCGGGCGCGCATTCATGTTTTTCTGGCCACGTCTAAGATCCATCGAGAATTCAAACTCGGCAAAGCGCAGCACGAAATTCTTCGCCTCGCAGTCGAAGGCGTGAAGCGCGCCAAATCGTACGTCGATGACGTGGAGTTTTCTCCCGAAGACGGTTCCCGGACCGAGCCAGAGTTTTTGATCCAGGTGTGCAAAGCCGCCATCGCCGCCGGCGCGACCACGCTCAACATCCCGGACACGGTCGGCTGGGCGGTGCCGGAACAATATGCCGCGTTGATTGGGCGTCTTTACGACGAGGTTCGAGAATTCCAAACCGGGCAAGCCATCATCAGCGTGCATTGTCACGACGATTTGGGTTTGGCCGTCGCCAATTCGCTCGCGGCGGTCAAGGCGGGCGCGCGACAGGTCGAATGCACCGTGAATGGCATCGGCGAGCGCGCCGGCAATGCGGCATTGGAGGAAATCGTGATGGCGATCAAAACGCGGCGCGATTTCTTTGGCGGCGTCCATTGCGGAGTCAACACGCGGGAGATTGTGAAGTCGTCCCGGTTGGTTTCGCGCATGTGCGGCCTGGTGGTGCAACGCAGCAAGGCGATCGTTGGCGAAAACGCTTTCGCCCACGCCAGCGGCATTCACCAGGACGGCATTCTCAAGAAACGCGAAACCTACGAAATCATGGATCCGCAGGAAGTGGGCTGGGGACATACGGATTTGCCGTTGACCAAGCACAGTGGCCGCGCGGCCGTCGCCGCGCGCTTGCGGCATCTTGGCTTCAAAATGACCGACGCGGACGTCAGCGCGATCTTTGCGCGCTTCAAAGAAGTCGGGGACAAGAAGAAGTTCGTCTATGACGATGATTTGACCGCGCTGGTCGAAGGGCACATCACTGAAGTGCCGGAGACGTGGTCGCTGGATTACCTCAGCGTCACCAGCGGCAGCCAGACGGTCCCGACCGCCACGGTCCGCTTGAAGCGGCGCAACGGCCAAAAGACGGGCGACGAAGTCTTGCAAGACGCCGGGATTGGCGATGGACCGGTCGATGCCACGCTGAAAGCGGTGGATCGCCTCACCAAGACGCGCGGCAGGCTGATCGATTACTCCTTGCGCGCCGTGTCTCAAGGCAAGGACGCGTTGGGCGAAGTAACCGTGAAGGTGGATTTCGGCGACGGCGAACTGGTCACGGGCAAAGGCGCGAGCACGGACGTGATCGAAGCCAGCGCGCGCGCGTATCTCAATGCGGTGAATCGCTTCCTGTGCAGCAATCCCGAGAAGGCCCGCAAACCGCCGCAGCCGTGA
- a CDS encoding flagellar basal body-associated FliL family protein — MDVAVGALSSLTLNDVEKPGFRNLLRQQLLGLFNDVLGHGTIQEVIITEFIVQ, encoded by the coding sequence ATGGATGTTGCAGTGGGCGCGCTTTCGAGTCTGACGTTGAACGACGTGGAGAAACCTGGCTTTCGGAATCTCCTGCGACAGCAATTGCTGGGGCTTTTCAATGACGTGCTGGGACACGGAACGATTCAGGAAGTGATTATCACGGAATTTATCGTTCAGTGA
- a CDS encoding type II secretion system F family protein, with the protein MPLFQYRALQSDGTIAEGRVEAGGRQEAFRQIEGRGLRPISLAERANGKPEAQIASTAAPGLWKSGKVTGRMLENFTRLLSSLLAAGVPLSRALVILHKEATAPAAKEKWKEIHDLVIDGMSLADAMAKSPETFPRVYVAMVQAGETGGFLDLVLAQIADFQAREKELRAKVLTALLYPSILLVLALGVLVFLLVFFIPRFQAIFSGFGAALPLLTQVIVTISHVVRAYGLYVALGLGLGAYLVRTWLTSEQGRRTWERWILQAPVIGPLLAQFAMARFCRMLGTLLGAGVPLINGLNVARKSIGNQILVDAVSNSIERVKEGDALGPSLSDCKELFTGSVLEMVSVAEESGRLDQELVRLANVTEADLDRQLKTAVAFAEPLMLFFIAAFIGTIFIGMVIPIFTIQDYIK; encoded by the coding sequence ATGCCGCTGTTTCAATATAGAGCCCTTCAGTCCGACGGCACGATTGCCGAAGGCCGAGTCGAGGCCGGCGGACGGCAGGAAGCCTTCCGCCAGATCGAAGGCCGCGGCTTGCGGCCCATCAGCCTGGCGGAGCGTGCCAACGGGAAGCCGGAAGCACAGATCGCTTCTACGGCCGCGCCCGGATTGTGGAAGTCGGGCAAAGTCACGGGACGAATGCTGGAGAATTTCACGCGCTTGCTCTCCAGCTTGCTGGCCGCGGGAGTGCCGCTCAGCCGCGCGCTCGTCATCCTCCACAAAGAAGCCACTGCGCCCGCGGCCAAAGAAAAATGGAAAGAAATCCACGACTTGGTGATCGATGGCATGTCGCTCGCCGACGCGATGGCCAAGTCGCCGGAGACCTTCCCGCGCGTTTATGTGGCGATGGTGCAAGCGGGCGAGACCGGCGGCTTTCTGGATTTGGTGCTGGCGCAGATCGCGGACTTTCAAGCGCGGGAGAAGGAATTGCGGGCAAAGGTCCTGACGGCGTTGCTTTATCCGAGCATCCTGCTGGTGCTTGCGCTCGGCGTGCTGGTGTTTCTGCTTGTTTTCTTCATCCCGCGATTCCAGGCGATTTTCTCCGGGTTCGGCGCTGCGCTGCCGCTGCTCACGCAAGTCATCGTGACCATCAGCCACGTCGTGCGCGCCTACGGATTGTACGTTGCCCTCGGTCTGGGTTTGGGGGCGTATCTCGTGAGAACGTGGCTCACGTCCGAACAAGGGCGGCGCACGTGGGAACGCTGGATTTTGCAGGCGCCTGTCATCGGACCGTTGCTGGCGCAATTCGCCATGGCGCGTTTTTGCCGGATGCTCGGCACGTTGCTGGGCGCGGGCGTGCCGTTGATCAACGGGCTGAACGTGGCGCGCAAATCCATCGGCAACCAGATTCTCGTCGATGCCGTTTCCAATTCCATCGAGCGCGTGAAGGAAGGCGATGCGCTGGGGCCGAGCCTTTCCGATTGCAAAGAGCTTTTCACCGGATCGGTCCTGGAAATGGTTTCCGTGGCCGAGGAAAGCGGGCGGCTGGACCAAGAGCTCGTGCGGTTGGCGAACGTGACCGAAGCGGATCTGGACCGGCAATTGAAGACGGCGGTCGCGTTCGCGGAACCGCTCATGCTGTTCTTCATCGCGGCTTTCATCGGGACCATCTTCATCGGCATGGTGATCCCGATCTTTACGATCCAAGATTACATTAAGTGA
- a CDS encoding sigma-70 family RNA polymerase sigma factor: MSNNGHLSKSEWVSQIIDQHESSLMRYAWLTGDPDQARDVVQDTFLRLCAEDPDDVQTYVVEWLFTVCRHRAVDLGRKENRMKPLAELETASQASDEPSPALAAERADAANHVLQALHGLPANQQEVVRLKFQCGLSYKEISRVTNLTVTNVGFLLHSALKTLRRELRTEFGLNKVH; the protein is encoded by the coding sequence ATGAGCAACAACGGGCATCTGAGCAAAAGCGAGTGGGTCAGCCAGATTATCGATCAACACGAAAGCTCGCTCATGCGGTATGCCTGGCTCACCGGTGATCCGGACCAGGCGCGTGACGTGGTCCAAGATACTTTTCTGCGCCTCTGCGCCGAAGATCCGGATGACGTGCAGACTTACGTCGTCGAATGGCTCTTCACGGTCTGCCGTCATCGCGCGGTGGATCTTGGCCGAAAGGAGAATCGCATGAAACCGCTGGCCGAACTTGAAACCGCGTCCCAGGCAAGCGACGAACCTTCCCCTGCTCTCGCGGCGGAGCGGGCGGACGCGGCGAACCACGTCTTGCAGGCGCTCCATGGTTTGCCGGCGAATCAGCAGGAGGTCGTCAGGCTGAAATTCCAGTGCGGCCTGAGTTACAAAGAAATCAGCCGAGTCACAAACCTGACCGTGACGAACGTGGGCTTTCTCCTGCACAGCGCTCTGAAAACCTTGCGGCGCGAACTCAGAACGGAGTTCGGCCTGAACAAAGTTCACTGA